A genomic window from Terrisporobacter glycolicus ATCC 14880 = DSM 1288 includes:
- a CDS encoding ABC transporter permease has product MNIILSSIKRGLRDKNTVLSNIFLALLLPYIFSIIFSFEGGKEDINLAIVGNTKSSIINSYCEALEKFDDNNSKINIDYKIYSENEFDKNNLPKSNSLIVNIDEKDKKVNVGESSDISMGQESVKKLTEEFFNSISVYESLNKENYTPTNVTNMIKNEKYNVSEKSKSILDDMEYGEYFALVMLEMAILVGSIHAFKNTFYIKEKLGNRVKISPAKVSSLLSLELVGSFFLIFSQGLVMLGAAVIFYGVNVNINNILPILSIIGLLSLFAVCLGIFTTALGNKKNSGDNICSFIVTVLALASGQLMPQMSDSFDKISLIKLNPFLWISKELNNLVAYNSSENLLMTVVITLTASLILMVISTILLKRKVVR; this is encoded by the coding sequence ATGAATATAATATTATCCTCCATAAAAAGAGGACTTAGAGATAAAAACACAGTCTTATCAAATATATTTTTGGCTCTTCTCCTTCCTTATATATTTTCAATAATATTCTCTTTTGAAGGTGGAAAAGAAGATATTAACTTAGCTATTGTTGGTAATACTAAAAGTTCAATTATAAACTCTTATTGCGAAGCTTTAGAAAAATTTGATGATAATAATAGTAAAATAAACATAGATTATAAAATTTACAGTGAAAATGAATTTGATAAAAATAATTTACCAAAAAGCAATAGCTTAATAGTAAATATTGATGAGAAAGATAAAAAAGTTAACGTTGGTGAAAGTAGCGATATTAGTATGGGACAAGAATCAGTAAAAAAACTTACTGAAGAGTTTTTCAATTCTATATCTGTATATGAGTCATTAAACAAAGAGAATTATACACCAACAAATGTAACAAACATGATAAAAAATGAAAAGTATAATGTAAGTGAAAAATCAAAATCCATATTAGATGATATGGAATATGGTGAGTATTTTGCCTTAGTAATGTTAGAAATGGCGATTTTAGTAGGAAGTATTCATGCTTTTAAAAATACATTTTATATTAAAGAGAAGTTAGGAAATAGGGTGAAAATATCTCCTGCAAAAGTTTCATCACTTCTATCTTTAGAATTAGTAGGATCATTTTTCCTTATATTTTCCCAAGGGTTAGTAATGCTAGGAGCTGCAGTTATATTTTACGGAGTAAATGTAAACATAAACAATATTTTACCAATATTATCCATAATCGGTTTACTTAGTTTATTTGCTGTTTGTCTAGGCATTTTTACCACAGCTTTAGGTAATAAAAAAAACAGTGGAGACAATATTTGCTCTTTTATAGTTACAGTACTTGCCTTAGCATCAGGACAGCTTATGCCACAAATGAGTGATAGTTTTGATAAGATATCTTTAATAAAATTAAATCCTTTTTTATGGATAAGTAAAGAATTAAATAATCTTGTAGCCTACAATAGTAGTGAAAACTTACTTATGACAGTAGTCATAACTTTAACTGCATCATTAATTTTAATGGTTATATCTACAATATTATTAAAAAGAAAAGTGGTGAGATAA
- a CDS encoding ABC transporter permease, protein MKNILVILKHNLKSIMKGWFLLILVFPIAINLFVNVMINRVNTNENIMNDSFNIVVYSKDKSEIVNKIMPKEKFSKVFYVNSKEDVKKTFEKENVSVGVVINSENIYKDVKNNEKDIVEVIRSENDSAKEYVLSVLNTSLSQIWAFGNNLEEYNNLYKKYENEKYKFVYEKTNIQEVVLYMNMFGLFTMAFLFIAGRGINPLLKEKELKIDKRILVSKVSKVEYALGHILGCFILLLLQSITLVASFYFFNPDFNVNFFYMILLSFVLSVVGIALALTVLSISNSSSMYYTLLSMIVIPICLLSGGFVPTNFMPQMVQNFSLVLPLTWVNSAFNQILNNGSNSKIFIDLLVAMSISVVLIMIYLVAEKNKKNKMSY, encoded by the coding sequence ATGAAGAATATTTTAGTAATACTTAAACATAATTTAAAGTCAATAATGAAGGGATGGTTTTTATTAATACTTGTTTTTCCCATAGCTATAAATTTATTTGTAAATGTAATGATAAATAGAGTTAATACAAATGAGAATATAATGAACGATTCATTTAATATAGTAGTTTATTCTAAAGACAAAAGTGAAATTGTAAATAAAATTATGCCTAAAGAAAAGTTTTCTAAGGTATTTTATGTTAACAGTAAAGAAGATGTAAAAAAGACCTTCGAAAAAGAAAATGTGTCAGTTGGAGTTGTAATAAACAGCGAGAATATATACAAAGATGTAAAAAATAATGAAAAAGATATTGTAGAAGTTATAAGAAGTGAAAATGACAGCGCCAAAGAATATGTGCTTAGTGTTTTAAACACAAGTCTTAGTCAAATATGGGCTTTTGGAAATAATCTAGAAGAATACAACAATCTTTATAAAAAATATGAAAATGAAAAATATAAATTTGTATATGAAAAGACAAATATACAAGAAGTAGTTCTTTATATGAACATGTTTGGTTTATTTACAATGGCATTTTTATTTATAGCAGGGAGGGGAATAAATCCTTTATTGAAAGAAAAAGAATTAAAAATTGATAAAAGAATTTTAGTTTCAAAGGTGAGTAAAGTTGAATATGCCCTAGGCCATATATTAGGATGTTTTATTTTACTTTTACTTCAAAGTATTACATTAGTTGCATCATTTTATTTTTTTAATCCTGATTTTAATGTTAACTTTTTCTATATGATTTTATTGTCATTTGTACTTTCTGTTGTAGGAATAGCCCTAGCGTTAACTGTACTTAGTATATCAAATAGTTCAAGTATGTATTACACCTTATTATCTATGATAGTCATACCTATATGCTTATTAAGTGGAGGATTTGTTCCAACTAATTTTATGCCACAAATGGTACAGAATTTTTCATTAGTACTACCTTTAACTTGGGTAAATTCAGCATTTAACCAGATTTTAAATAATGGAAGTAATTCAAAAATATTTATAGATTTACTTGTGGCCATGTCAATTTCAGTAGTACTTATTATGATTTATCTTGTAGCTGAAAAAAATAAAAAAAATAAAATGTCTTATTAG
- a CDS encoding nucleoside triphosphate pyrophosphohydrolase family protein has protein sequence MKINEYQELAKRTMNKDLSEKDMLINGVMGLCGESGEAIDIVKKHIAHNHELDKEHLAKELGDVAWYLAETATALGYSLEDIFKMNIDKLKKRYPDGFDSEKSIHRREDDI, from the coding sequence ATGAAAATTAATGAATATCAAGAATTGGCAAAGAGAACAATGAATAAAGATTTAAGTGAAAAAGATATGTTAATAAATGGAGTTATGGGACTTTGTGGTGAATCAGGAGAGGCGATAGACATTGTAAAAAAACATATAGCTCATAATCATGAATTGGATAAAGAGCATTTGGCAAAGGAACTTGGTGATGTTGCTTGGTATTTAGCTGAAACAGCTACTGCTTTAGGATATTCATTAGAAGATATATTTAAAATGAATATTGATAAATTGAAAAAAAGATATCCTGATGGATTTGATAGTGAAAAA